The genomic DNA AGGCGAGAGATAAAGGAATCCCGATTTTAGGAATCTGCCGTGGACACCAGTTAATTAATGTTGCTTTTGGCGGGACTCTTTATCAGGATATATCTCTGAGAAAAGAGTTCACTTTAGAACATAAGATAAAACAGTCTTCCCGCTTCAAAAAGAGACATCAGGTCATCATAAAAGAAGGCTCGAAGCTTTTTTCCATACTCAGAAAAAAAGAGATCGAGGTTAATACCAGCCATCACCAGCTTATAAAAAAGATAGCTCCGGGTTTTGCGGCATCTGCTTTGTCCAAGGAAGATGGAGTGATTGAGGCTTTAGAGAGTCCCGAGGATAATTATCTGCTCTCAGTTCAATGGCATCCGGAAGTTTCGTATAATGAGAAAAATTCAAAACTGCTCTTTAGGTCATTGATAGAAAACTCTAAAAAGAGGGGATGATATTCTGGACAAGGTTAAGATTCTGGATAAAGTTCAGCTTTATGCGATTGCCGATCCAAGCCTCTGCCTGAACAGGGATTTGGTTAAGTTAATATCTCAGGCAATAGAAGGTGGGGTTCAGATGGTTCAACTCAGGGATAAGAGATCAGGTGATGGAGAATTTTTTGAACTTGCCAGGAGGATTCATAAGATTACTCTGAAAAAGAGAATTCCTCTAATCATTAATGACAGGGTGGACGTTGCCAGACTTGTAGATGCTGAAGGAGTGCATTTGGGGGAGGAGGACCTTCCTGTAAAAGAGGTAAGAGAAATTTTAGGCTCAAAAAAGATAATTGGAGCGTCTGCTTCGGAT from Candidatus Zixiibacteriota bacterium includes the following:
- a CDS encoding gamma-glutamyl-gamma-aminobutyrate hydrolase family protein, with the protein product MKKPIIGITCSIEEKEDRNRKYPLVYPFDYVKRQYYLAIEKAGGVPVLLPNLVNITLIDEILNLLDGLLMSGGYDVHPQYFGEEILRSNVKITPDRDRFELALVRKARDKGIPILGICRGHQLINVAFGGTLYQDISLRKEFTLEHKIKQSSRFKKRHQVIIKEGSKLFSILRKKEIEVNTSHHQLIKKIAPGFAASALSKEDGVIEALESPEDNYLLSVQWHPEVSYNEKNSKLLFRSLIENSKKRG